The proteins below are encoded in one region of Clostridium fermenticellae:
- a CDS encoding transglycosylase SLT domain-containing protein, producing MGDTFCISFIILTSNYYYLCLLKLYSKEKTDNLKSSYENLTQAMKDNSNEEIKSASASLMAQKKKINDLVAQQAKAKKTLDDAANKYDKSPTNGNEANLIKAQAKYDSITKSLKEEKKAMDDAGVSADTLANSQNEISNINMLKSVQDETKAKEDKNNKTLQEIQEYQQLSEVENKNSTQKERMTQLSEDLANSIQGLTISKNKYGNVTITNAGLLNKNAEMLKTENKEMQTNAKTAMEAAKKKMTWQENDTTYTYEQIEARVKMYQEEERKLKQEYENTTNEDDKRDIARHHQAVGFAEARDNDTIAILDNIYNSTTKVTDATKGNADENNNDYTPSEENATSATKENTAAQKQATQAVKEATNAMKDYDNQIKEVENSVKDYDYELTTLNDHSEKYIQTLEKKRELLQQELALTQQASAAGKDYANNLSSMSGGYSGNVTSGGTKWTGKYSDWINDAATKNGFDPTLIASIIEIESGFNPNAYNRSSGATGLGQFLASTAREVGLSNRANPEASIYALASYLRTRVNQAGSLKGGIKGYGEGTEAYYNRVMSTYSKLKNGDNTDDSTASVGSTYESGAESILSQAENLQGNIDSLKEQIDQITEQEIKAKEGEFDDQITEWQKKISIAKTESEMYNDGAEEKVKLLKTEWQNINDEYGVMEQKRQYLYNAITKGGYNEHILEFLNKDMAELMDTEKQTIQNLHSIFDEWIKAEYQSRIQIYQDEYDKLNKQIDLLDTKDKNNYKDKLDLTEKELIQQQNILAGEEDEFNVVTELLNKEKNDTTKQVWNSEIRTINDSIAETKKTIATLRVNIDELDLENKLKNYVDDIKNINDELDILNGKTDSSRTNGETIEDFDKKLNYYNQIDNDLQKQNEAYKDQISLWKDLRNEFEQGSEVWTEYNDKINDALQKQSELKKDRIDNAKKSEELAENQVLNIAQQSIYGGKTQQEFEDDAKAKENAIDAQLKLMDKQEQNLEEQETRNKNLLDLEEARKKLQEDQENRTVQQLTKNKNGEWQFTYVANQELVDQDEKDLRDKQISDNDWERQNKQSHDRDTLNDEKEKLEEEVSMRQETMERIKTNIENVFNDQRELFKNGQTDIATIVENSLNQISNLYNKTFPDITNVITENVEKQIAEMNKLNPTFSDAQNSITGITNPEKPTVTQHIVYGSDADLENAKAMLGTNGYTYKDISIMTDEQRKAIKLSDNDLIVGGAGVTYGVTENQNDGTGTRLWGQDRNETNQKIAKWSEKQGAKHFIYAAGQDMLNAKATYGDAYTYISTDGWTERDWENLHTKSGDIVIGTQANTQGLALNGATRLAGADRSATAEQVENNALDREISTKRNVYASGQDLENAKKTLDSTYYNLIDIASKEFDPTKVQMKSSDWILGGEAVTTQINTLVNQSQARRIYGQTASDTNKALQQARNEDLENVKKYNQNMEKNVQQSTQKQKVLIQDAQTKESYSIEVGANTNLDTVIASMNNICDVTNLGMNRVVVTVNNHVQEAIESFNKLLEAAAEAGVQVDSYNPTHISNVDTRPIEYATGSDAAILQVQYGDTIRILSGTGFSGRAGSSRYDTNRLYQEDLARKGYFPIHDAGDLYKYKDGGLVNYTGLAQVDGSPSKPESFLNPGDTKNIAEASKFAKAMSDIGIDKIPEISVDLKNNIMSLLPTFKNNMPEVNSQSNNQPTVVHVTNSFDKIELPGVIDGESFIRELNNSPVRQFMSSFRFGY from the coding sequence ATGGGAGATACTTTTTGTATCTCCTTTATTATTTTAACCAGTAATTATTACTACCTTTGCCTACTAAAATTATACTCTAAGGAGAAAACGGACAATTTAAAATCTTCTTATGAAAATTTAACACAGGCCATGAAAGATAATTCTAATGAAGAAATCAAATCGGCATCAGCTTCATTGATGGCACAGAAAAAGAAAATAAATGATCTAGTTGCTCAACAAGCAAAAGCTAAAAAGACATTAGATGATGCAGCAAATAAATATGATAAAAGTCCAACAAATGGAAATGAAGCTAATTTAATAAAGGCACAAGCAAAATATGATTCTATTACTAAAAGTTTAAAAGAAGAAAAGAAAGCTATGGATGATGCTGGTGTGTCAGCCGACACTTTAGCAAATTCTCAAAATGAAATAAGTAATATTAATATGTTAAAGAGTGTCCAAGATGAAACTAAAGCAAAAGAAGATAAAAATAATAAAACTCTTCAAGAAATACAAGAATATCAGCAACTTAGTGAGGTAGAAAATAAGAATTCTACTCAAAAGGAAAGAATGACACAATTATCTGAAGATTTAGCAAATAGTATACAGGGATTAACAATTTCAAAAAATAAGTATGGGAATGTAACAATTACAAATGCCGGGTTATTAAATAAAAATGCTGAGATGTTGAAAACAGAAAATAAAGAAATGCAAACAAATGCTAAAACTGCAATGGAAGCAGCAAAGAAAAAAATGACGTGGCAAGAAAATGACACTACATATACCTATGAGCAAATTGAAGCTAGAGTTAAGATGTATCAGGAAGAAGAAAGAAAATTAAAACAGGAATACGAAAATACTACCAATGAAGATGATAAAAGAGATATAGCACGCCATCATCAAGCGGTTGGATTTGCTGAAGCAAGGGATAATGATACTATAGCTATATTGGATAACATATATAATTCTACAACGAAAGTAACTGATGCTACCAAAGGAAATGCAGATGAAAATAATAATGATTATACACCTTCTGAAGAAAATGCTACCTCTGCAACTAAGGAAAATACAGCAGCACAAAAACAAGCTACTCAAGCAGTAAAGGAAGCAACTAATGCAATGAAAGATTATGATAATCAGATAAAAGAAGTAGAAAATTCCGTAAAGGATTATGACTATGAGCTAACCACTCTAAATGACCATAGTGAAAAGTATATTCAAACCCTGGAAAAGAAAAGGGAGTTATTACAACAAGAATTAGCATTAACACAACAAGCATCTGCTGCTGGAAAAGATTATGCTAATAATTTAAGTAGTATGTCAGGTGGGTACTCAGGCAATGTTACATCTGGTGGTACAAAATGGACAGGGAAATATTCAGATTGGATAAATGATGCAGCTACAAAAAATGGATTTGATCCTACTTTAATTGCTTCCATAATAGAAATAGAAAGCGGATTTAATCCTAATGCATATAATAGGAGTTCTGGAGCTACAGGATTAGGACAATTTTTAGCAAGTACAGCCAGAGAAGTAGGATTGTCAAATAGGGCTAATCCAGAAGCATCTATTTATGCGTTGGCCTCTTATTTAAGAACTAGAGTTAATCAGGCAGGAAGTTTAAAAGGCGGAATTAAAGGATATGGTGAAGGCACAGAAGCTTATTATAACAGAGTTATGTCAACATATAGTAAATTAAAAAATGGAGATAATACTGATGATAGTACGGCAAGTGTAGGTAGTACATATGAATCTGGCGCTGAAAGTATTTTATCTCAGGCAGAAAATTTACAAGGCAATATTGACAGTTTAAAAGAGCAAATTGATCAAATTACGGAACAGGAAATAAAAGCCAAGGAGGGTGAATTTGATGATCAAATTACCGAATGGCAAAAGAAAATAAGTATAGCTAAAACAGAATCTGAAATGTATAATGATGGGGCTGAAGAAAAAGTTAAATTATTAAAAACTGAATGGCAGAATATAAATGATGAATATGGTGTTATGGAACAAAAAAGACAATATTTATATAATGCTATTACTAAAGGTGGCTATAATGAACATATTCTTGAATTTTTGAATAAAGATATGGCTGAATTAATGGATACGGAAAAGCAAACTATTCAAAATTTACATTCGATATTTGATGAATGGATTAAAGCAGAGTATCAATCAAGAATTCAAATTTATCAGGATGAATATGATAAATTAAACAAACAAATAGATTTACTTGATACAAAAGATAAAAATAATTATAAAGATAAATTAGATTTAACTGAAAAAGAATTAATACAGCAACAAAATATTTTAGCTGGTGAAGAAGATGAATTTAATGTTGTAACAGAATTATTAAATAAAGAAAAAAATGATACTACAAAGCAAGTATGGAACTCAGAAATAAGAACAATAAATGATAGCATAGCGGAAACTAAAAAGACCATTGCAACTCTGCGAGTGAATATTGATGAACTTGATTTAGAAAATAAATTAAAAAATTATGTAGATGATATAAAAAATATAAATGATGAACTTGATATATTGAATGGTAAAACTGATTCTTCAAGAACAAATGGTGAGACCATTGAAGACTTTGATAAAAAATTGAATTATTATAATCAAATTGATAATGATTTACAGAAACAGAATGAAGCATATAAAGATCAAATTAGTTTATGGAAAGATTTACGCAATGAATTTGAACAGGGTTCTGAAGTATGGACTGAATATAATGACAAAATTAACGATGCTTTACAAAAACAATCTGAATTGAAGAAAGATAGAATTGACAATGCTAAGAAATCAGAAGAATTGGCTGAGAATCAAGTTTTAAATATAGCACAACAATCTATTTATGGTGGTAAAACTCAGCAGGAATTTGAAGATGATGCTAAAGCTAAAGAAAATGCTATTGATGCTCAATTAAAGTTAATGGATAAGCAAGAACAAAATCTTGAGGAACAGGAAACTAGGAATAAAAATTTATTAGATCTTGAAGAAGCTAGAAAGAAATTACAGGAAGACCAAGAAAATAGAACTGTTCAGCAGTTAACTAAAAATAAAAATGGTGAATGGCAGTTTACATATGTTGCAAACCAAGAGTTGGTTGACCAAGATGAAAAAGATCTACGTGATAAACAAATATCTGACAATGATTGGGAAAGACAGAATAAACAAAGTCATGATAGAGATACTTTAAATGACGAAAAGGAAAAACTTGAAGAAGAAGTATCAATGAGACAGGAAACAATGGAACGTATTAAAACAAATATAGAAAATGTGTTTAATGACCAGAGAGAATTATTTAAGAATGGTCAAACTGATATTGCTACAATTGTTGAAAATAGTTTAAATCAAATATCTAATCTATATAACAAGACATTTCCTGATATTACTAATGTTATAACAGAAAATGTTGAAAAACAAATAGCTGAAATGAATAAATTAAATCCTACTTTTAGTGATGCACAAAATAGTATTACAGGTATTACGAATCCAGAAAAACCAACAGTTACACAACATATTGTATATGGTTCAGATGCAGATCTTGAAAATGCTAAAGCTATGTTAGGTACAAATGGTTATACATATAAAGATATTAGTATTATGACAGATGAACAGCGTAAAGCAATTAAATTAAGTGATAATGATTTAATTGTTGGTGGTGCAGGTGTTACATATGGAGTTACAGAAAATCAAAATGATGGTACTGGTACTAGGTTATGGGGTCAAGATAGGAATGAAACTAATCAAAAAATAGCTAAATGGTCAGAAAAACAAGGAGCCAAACATTTTATTTATGCAGCAGGGCAGGATATGCTAAATGCTAAAGCAACTTATGGTGATGCTTATACATATATATCTACAGATGGATGGACAGAAAGGGATTGGGAGAATTTACATACCAAATCAGGTGATATAGTAATAGGTACACAAGCAAATACACAAGGATTAGCATTAAATGGTGCTACTAGATTAGCAGGAGCAGATAGAAGTGCAACAGCAGAACAAGTTGAAAATAATGCCTTAGATAGAGAGATTAGTACTAAAAGGAATGTGTATGCTAGCGGTCAGGATTTAGAAAATGCTAAAAAAACATTGGATAGTACGTATTATAACTTGATTGATATAGCATCTAAGGAATTTGATCCAACTAAAGTTCAAATGAAGTCAAGTGACTGGATTTTAGGTGGTGAAGCAGTTACAACGCAAATTAATACTTTAGTTAATCAGTCTCAAGCAAGAAGAATTTATGGTCAAACGGCAAGTGATACAAATAAAGCATTACAACAGGCAAGGAATGAAGATTTAGAAAATGTTAAAAAATACAATCAAAATATGGAGAAAAATGTACAGCAAAGTACACAAAAACAAAAAGTATTAATTCAAGATGCTCAAACAAAAGAAAGCTATAGTATAGAGGTTGGTGCAAATACTAATTTAGATACAGTTATTGCAAGTATGAATAATATTTGTGACGTAACTAACCTTGGTATGAATAGAGTTGTTGTCACAGTTAATAACCATGTGCAAGAAGCTATAGAATCATTCAATAAATTATTAGAAGCGGCAGCAGAAGCAGGGGTACAAGTGGATTCCTATAATCCAACACACATAAGTAATGTAGATACAAGGCCAATAGAATATGCTACAGGTTCAGACGCGGCAATACTTCAAGTTCAATATGGTGACACTATAAGAATTTTATCTGGTACTGGTTTTAGTGGTAGAGCTGGTTCAAGCAGATACGATACTAATAGATTATATCAAGAGGACTTGGCTAGAAAAGGATATTTCCCTATTCATGACGCAGGTGATTTATATAAGTATAAAGATGGTGGATTAGTAAATTACACAGGATTAGCACAGGTTGATGGTAGTCCAAGTAAACCAGAGAGCTTTTTAAATCCAGGGGATACTAAAAATATAGCTGAAGCATCAAAATTTGCTAAAGCAATGAGTGATATAGGTATAGATAAAATACCAGAAATAAGTGTTGATTTAAAAAATAATATTATGTCTTTGCTGCCAACATTTAAAAATAATATGCCTGAAGTAAATAGTCAAAGTAATAATCAACCAACAGTAGTACACGTAACTAATTCATTTGATAAAATTGAATTACCAGGCGTTATTGATGGAGAAAGCTTTATAAGAGAATTAAATAATAGTCCTGTTAGACAATTTATGTCTAGTTTTAGATTTGGATATTAA